One genomic window of Caenorhabditis elegans chromosome I includes the following:
- the sop-3 gene encoding Mediator complex subunit 1 (Confirmed by transcript evidence) — protein MTGRVGVKSNLKLLTQFPDEGDIQQQYQVDSKMLTKEDDVVAMEMYLSDFRDLSKLIETLRSEWKHASLWESILAICESSKGEQKEVNAVDMQLVLRRTEFFLQFDTDYGSMTMQIFEKSPSNYVVKTTSQITGESPSLDFDKMLTEKLNSTWSIPATLTFAITDLKCRINSVLNCVISFDSSSSSDKQHQNYWSISNNNTQLMQSAAQKSAAKCTKKKVTVLEVGPAIEPTQLVYTRENDEEFQGSLLSSFGEVDDYYVKTSTIGRTRPQPRPKREPNQLTSMDMMSAELDKSRHTMEGSMRDAQTSSFLDAARVRMKQSIGAAHAVGLASHQPPASPVAAAAAAPGGPMRHNSYPSGFEPPPSVAPYDFPADPSKKQRKQRAKKQPGEEPPAGRGKGGKKGRGAGAVGAAAAGGRKSAGGAGENPFGMDPMRPPMLQRSSSEQHNPNPHQMSQYQMQQYQQNQQFRMHQMQQQQQQQFQMQSPKNPLVPAYTDEDSDEECDPPPPPKPQVSTSSRMSSVPSHPPPPPQQLGNPMVGYPGMPLQSPNHLPLTPSPLSAPPKPFSPEQQHHFGMKMRETSYWKELERLETKPDVEKLKQQLSSSSSSSQAEASDPPSTSTEAQDPPKPSSSSAPPPPKKKLGLEAAISKIRGQQEQALQKQLQQQESVESELATPHPGSSGAPPLAPHQVNRARNLNDIFDDEADDSSPTADIKPSLQALQKPTDTSSQSTSSEPPPKKEPADEQPEREKEKLILKIPKMLKPVVDDRREDRKERDRDRDRDRDRDEDREKVRDKEDKAQREKDKKEKERERRRQRDRDRTEQKKSDREKEPSKKRKLEKKDEKEKDRREPERKKGKSDGKEYSKASTTSLIPTLSLKNFRIPKKDTVEEEKKDVKEEAPGPSSSTESKKEPPSAAPITRKESTTAPVAPAVQQQQQRKESFTALPSLPEQQQHHREPLLKKKPPLQPPPPPQMTGPPIGIYPGPPAPGNLPGSSRPSGNRKQPLPPPPPMIRGPPPDQMYRDRSGGGGGSMRGGFPPASHYHGGTSGVNKQVASYAQGLPPGMGPPVVKPHGNNYQASQWVRPPTHRDSSHSYHGMPSLGPPQLQREPPAPPPPQMIPLPKDPPVLREHPREHRAHRGGADDDGPDSPEEGTLRIDDE, from the exons ATGACAGGCCGAGTCGGTGTGAAGAGCAATCTGAAACTGCTGACCCAGTTCCCGGATGAAGGCGATATTCAGCAACAGTATCAAGTTGATTCGAAGATGCTTACTAAAGAAGACGATGTGGTTGCCATGGAAATGTATCTCAGTGATTTTAGAGATTTGTCGAAACTCATTGAAACTCTTCGAAGCGAGTGGAAACATGCAAGTCTTTGGGAATCAATTCTTGCGATTTGTGAATCAAGTAAAGGAGAGCAGAAAGAAGTGAACGCTGTTGATATGCAACTTGTGCTCCGTCGTACAGagtttttccttcaatttgacaCGGATTATGGGAGCATGACGA tgcaaatcttcgaaaaatcgcCGAGCAACTATGTGGTCAAGACAACATCCCAAATAACTGGCGAGTCGCCTTCCTTGGATTTTGATAAAATGCTCACTGAGAAGCTGAATAg cacGTGGAGCATTCCGGCAACTCTTACATTCGCCATCACCGATCTCAAATGTCGTATCAATAGTGTACTCAATTGTGTCATTTCTTttgattcttcttcttcttctgataAACAACATCAAAATTATTGGTCCATATCCAACAACAACACACAGCTTATGCAATCTGCTGCACAAAAATCGGCGgcaaaatgcacaaaaaagaAGGTTACGGTTTTAGAAGTTG GACCAGCAATTGAGCCAACACAATTGGTATACACACGGGAAAACGATGAAGAATTTCAAGGATCTTTACTATCAAGTTTTGGAGAAGTCGATGATTATTATGTAAAAACCTCAACAATCGGAAGAACTCGACCACAGCCTCGCCCGAAGCGTGAGCCGAATCAGCTGACAAGTATGGATATGATGTCTGCAGAACTTGACAAAAGCCGTCACACCATGGAAGGATCAATGCGTGATGCTCAAACATCAAGCTTCCTCGACGCGGCCCGTGTCCGAATGAAACAATCCATTGGTGCAGCTCACGCTGTTGGACTTGCAAGCCATCAGCCACCAGCTTCTCCAGtcgcagcagcagcagcagctccAGGCGGTCCGATGAGGCATAATTCATATCCGAGTGGCTTTGAACCGCCGCCGTCGGTGGCTCCGTATGATTTCCCTGCTGATCCATCAAAGAAGCAGCGGAAACAGCGTGCCAAGAAGCAGCCTGGAGAAGAGCCGCCGGCTGGAAGGGGTAAAGGAGGGAAGAAGGGACGAGGAGCTGGAGCAGTTGGAGCAGCAGCGGCTGGTGGAAGGAAAAGTGCTGGTGGAGCTGGAGAAAATCCGTTTGGGATGGATCCGATGAGGCCTCCGATGTTGCAGAGGAGCTCGAGTGAACAGC ataaCCCGAATCCCCATCAAATGTCACAATATCAAATGCAACAATACCAGCAAAATCAACAATTCCGAATGCATCAAATGCAGCAACAGCAACAGCAACAATTCCAAATGCAATCTCCAAAGAATCCACTTGTTCCAGCATATACTGATGAGGATTCCG ATGAAGAATGTgatcctccaccaccaccaaagCCACAGGTCAGTACATCTTCCCGAATGTCGTCTGTCCCCAGTcatcctccaccaccaccccAACAGCTTGGTAATCCGATGGTCGGGTATCCGGGAATGCCGTTGCAAAGTCCGAATCATCTTCCGCTAACCCCGTCCCCGTTGTCTGCCCCTCCGAAGCCATTTTCCCCCGAGCAACAGCATCATTTCGGTATGAAGATGCGTGAAACGTCGTACTGGAAAGAGCTCGAACGTCTTGAGACGAAGCCCGATGTTGAAAAGCTTAAGCAACAGTTGTctagttcttcttcttcttcgcaGGCTGAAGCATCTGATCCTCCCAGCACGTCCACGGAAGCACAAGATCCACCAaaaccttcttcttcttctgcacCACCACCACCGAAAAAGAAGTTGGGTCTTGAAGCGGCTATTTCTAAGATACGTGGTCAACAAGAGCAGGCTCTGCAGAAACAACTGCAGCAGCAGGAATCTGTGGAATCCGAGTTGGCTACACCTCATCCAGGATCATCGGGAGCTCCACCGCTGGCACCGCACCAAGTGAACCGAGCAAG AAATCTTAATGATATTTTCGATGATGAAGCTGACGATTCGAGCCCGACGGCTGACATTAAGCCATCTCTACAAGCCCTCCAGAAGCCTACGGATACTTCAAGCCAGTCAACTTCGAGTGAGCCACCTCCAAAGAAGGAGCCTGCCGATGAGCAGCCAGAAAGAGAGAAGGAAAAGCTCATTTTGAAGATTCCAAAAATGCTAAAGCCTGTAGTAGATGATCGACGGGAAGATCGAAAGGAGCGAGATCGCGATCGAGACAGAGATCGGGATCGTGACGAGGATCGAGAAAAAGTTCGGGATAAGGAGGATAAAGCTCAACGTGAAAAGGACAAGAAGGAGAAGGAACGCGAACGACGCCGCCAGCGGGACCGTGACCGTACCGAGCAGAAGAAGTCTGATCGGGAGAAGGAGCCATCGAAAAAGCGGAAGCTAGAGAAAAAGGATGAGAAGGAGAAAGATCGACGGGAGCCGGAACGGAAGAAGGGGAAAAGCGATGGAAAGGAGTATAGCAAGGCATCAACCACTTCACTGATTCCGACGTTGAGCTTGAAGAACTTTAGAATCCCGAAGAAAGATACTGTcgaggaggagaagaaggatGTTAAAGAAGAAGCTCCGGGACCATCATCATCCACAGAATCTAAGAAAGAGCCCCCGTCAGCAGCTCCGATCACGAGAAAAGAGTCTACGACTGCACCAGTTGCTCCGGCggttcaacaacaacaacaacgaAAAGAGTCGTTTACGGCTCTTCCGTCATTGCCAGAGCAGCAGCAGCATCATCGAGAGCCGCTTTTGAAGAAGAAGCCACCACTACaaccaccaccgccaccacagATGACTGGACCTCCGATCGGGATATATCCAGGACCGCCGGCTCCCGGTAATCTGCCGGGTAGTAGCAGGCCGAGTGGGAATCGGAAGCAACCTCTTCCGCCACCACCTCCGATGATTAG aggtCCACCACCGGATCAAATGTACCGTGATCGATCGGGAGGCGGCGGCGGCAGTATGCGTGGCGGCTTCCCACCAGCGTCTCACTATCACGGAGGAACGAGTGGAGTCAACAAACAAGTGGCCTCTTATGCACAGGGCCTTCCGCCTGGTATGGGACCGCCCGTGGTCAAGCCTCACGGAAACAACTATCAAGCGTCGCAATGGGTCAGGCCGCCCACGCACAGGGACTCCTCGCACAGCTATCA CGGAATGCCGTCTCTTGGACCACCACAGCTCCAGCGAGAGCCGCCGGCGCCGCCACCGCCGCAAATGATCCCACTGCCAAAGGATCCACCGGTGCTCCGTGAGCATCCGCGGGAACACCGAGCACACCGCGGCGGAGCAGATGACGATGGTCCCGACAGTCCGGAAGAAGGAACTCTACGCATTGACGACGAGTAA
- the sop-3 gene encoding Mediator of RNA polymerase II transcription subunit 1.1 (Confirmed by transcript evidence), producing MYRDRSGGGGGSMRGGFPPASHYHGGTSGVNKQVASYAQGLPPGMGPPVVKPHGNNYQASQWVRPPTHRDSSHSYHGMPSLGPPQLQREPPAPPPPQMIPLPKDPPVLREHPREHRAHRGGADDDGPDSPEEGTLRIDDE from the exons ATGTACCGTGATCGATCGGGAGGCGGCGGCGGCAGTATGCGTGGCGGCTTCCCACCAGCGTCTCACTATCACGGAGGAACGAGTGGAGTCAACAAACAAGTGGCCTCTTATGCACAGGGCCTTCCGCCTGGTATGGGACCGCCCGTGGTCAAGCCTCACGGAAACAACTATCAAGCGTCGCAATGGGTCAGGCCGCCCACGCACAGGGACTCCTCGCACAGCTATCA CGGAATGCCGTCTCTTGGACCACCACAGCTCCAGCGAGAGCCGCCGGCGCCGCCACCGCCGCAAATGATCCCACTGCCAAAGGATCCACCGGTGCTCCGTGAGCATCCGCGGGAACACCGAGCACACCGCGGCGGAGCAGATGACGATGGTCCCGACAGTCCGGAAGAAGGAACTCTACGCATTGACGACGAGTAA
- the sop-3 gene encoding Mediator complex subunit 1 (Confirmed by transcript evidence) → MTGRVGVKSNLKLLTQFPDEGDIQQQYQVDSKMLTKEDDVVAMEMYLSDFRDLSKLIETLRSEWKHASLWESILAICESSKGEQKEVNAVDMQLVLRRTEFFLQFDTDYGSMTMQIFEKSPSNYVVKTTSQITGESPSLDFDKMLTEKLNSTWSIPATLTFAITDLKCRINSVLNCVISFDSSSSSDKQHQNYWSISNNNTQLMQSAAQKSAAKCTKKKVTVLEVGPAIEPTQLVYTRENDEEFQGSLLSSFGEVDDYYVKTSTIGRTRPQPRPKREPNQLTSMDMMSAELDKSRHTMEGSMRDAQTSSFLDAARVRMKQSIGAAHAVGLASHQPPASPVAAAAAAPGGPMRHNSYPSGFEPPPSVAPYDFPADPSKKQRKQRAKKQPGEEPPAGRGKGGKKGRGAGAVGAAAAGGRKSAGGAGENPFGMDPMRPPMLQRSSSEQHNPNPHQMSQYQMQQYQQNQQFRMHQMQQQQQQQFQMQSPKNPLVPAYTDEDSESKRVADEECDPPPPPKPQVSTSSRMSSVPSHPPPPPQQLGNPMVGYPGMPLQSPNHLPLTPSPLSAPPKPFSPEQQHHFGMKMRETSYWKELERLETKPDVEKLKQQLSSSSSSSQAEASDPPSTSTEAQDPPKPSSSSAPPPPKKKLGLEAAISKIRGQQEQALQKQLQQQESVESELATPHPGSSGAPPLAPHQVNRARNLNDIFDDEADDSSPTADIKPSLQALQKPTDTSSQSTSSEPPPKKEPADEQPEREKEKLILKIPKMLKPVVDDRREDRKERDRDRDRDRDRDEDREKVRDKEDKAQREKDKKEKERERRRQRDRDRTEQKKSDREKEPSKKRKLEKKDEKEKDRREPERKKGKSDGKEYSKASTTSLIPTLSLKNFRIPKKDTVEEEKKDVKEEAPGPSSSTESKKEPPSAAPITRKESTTAPVAPAVQQQQQRKESFTALPSLPEQQQHHREPLLKKKPPLQPPPPPQMTGPPIGIYPGPPAPGNLPGSSRPSGNRKQPLPPPPPMIRGPPPDQMYRDRSGGGGGSMRGGFPPASHYHGGTSGVNKQVASYAQGLPPGMGPPVVKPHGNNYQASQWVRPPTHRDSSHSYHGMPSLGPPQLQREPPAPPPPQMIPLPKDPPVLREHPREHRAHRGGADDDGPDSPEEGTLRIDDE, encoded by the exons ATGACAGGCCGAGTCGGTGTGAAGAGCAATCTGAAACTGCTGACCCAGTTCCCGGATGAAGGCGATATTCAGCAACAGTATCAAGTTGATTCGAAGATGCTTACTAAAGAAGACGATGTGGTTGCCATGGAAATGTATCTCAGTGATTTTAGAGATTTGTCGAAACTCATTGAAACTCTTCGAAGCGAGTGGAAACATGCAAGTCTTTGGGAATCAATTCTTGCGATTTGTGAATCAAGTAAAGGAGAGCAGAAAGAAGTGAACGCTGTTGATATGCAACTTGTGCTCCGTCGTACAGagtttttccttcaatttgacaCGGATTATGGGAGCATGACGA tgcaaatcttcgaaaaatcgcCGAGCAACTATGTGGTCAAGACAACATCCCAAATAACTGGCGAGTCGCCTTCCTTGGATTTTGATAAAATGCTCACTGAGAAGCTGAATAg cacGTGGAGCATTCCGGCAACTCTTACATTCGCCATCACCGATCTCAAATGTCGTATCAATAGTGTACTCAATTGTGTCATTTCTTttgattcttcttcttcttctgataAACAACATCAAAATTATTGGTCCATATCCAACAACAACACACAGCTTATGCAATCTGCTGCACAAAAATCGGCGgcaaaatgcacaaaaaagaAGGTTACGGTTTTAGAAGTTG GACCAGCAATTGAGCCAACACAATTGGTATACACACGGGAAAACGATGAAGAATTTCAAGGATCTTTACTATCAAGTTTTGGAGAAGTCGATGATTATTATGTAAAAACCTCAACAATCGGAAGAACTCGACCACAGCCTCGCCCGAAGCGTGAGCCGAATCAGCTGACAAGTATGGATATGATGTCTGCAGAACTTGACAAAAGCCGTCACACCATGGAAGGATCAATGCGTGATGCTCAAACATCAAGCTTCCTCGACGCGGCCCGTGTCCGAATGAAACAATCCATTGGTGCAGCTCACGCTGTTGGACTTGCAAGCCATCAGCCACCAGCTTCTCCAGtcgcagcagcagcagcagctccAGGCGGTCCGATGAGGCATAATTCATATCCGAGTGGCTTTGAACCGCCGCCGTCGGTGGCTCCGTATGATTTCCCTGCTGATCCATCAAAGAAGCAGCGGAAACAGCGTGCCAAGAAGCAGCCTGGAGAAGAGCCGCCGGCTGGAAGGGGTAAAGGAGGGAAGAAGGGACGAGGAGCTGGAGCAGTTGGAGCAGCAGCGGCTGGTGGAAGGAAAAGTGCTGGTGGAGCTGGAGAAAATCCGTTTGGGATGGATCCGATGAGGCCTCCGATGTTGCAGAGGAGCTCGAGTGAACAGC ataaCCCGAATCCCCATCAAATGTCACAATATCAAATGCAACAATACCAGCAAAATCAACAATTCCGAATGCATCAAATGCAGCAACAGCAACAGCAACAATTCCAAATGCAATCTCCAAAGAATCCACTTGTTCCAGCATATACTGATGAGGATTCCG AATCAAAACGAGTTGCAGATGAAGAATGTgatcctccaccaccaccaaagCCACAGGTCAGTACATCTTCCCGAATGTCGTCTGTCCCCAGTcatcctccaccaccaccccAACAGCTTGGTAATCCGATGGTCGGGTATCCGGGAATGCCGTTGCAAAGTCCGAATCATCTTCCGCTAACCCCGTCCCCGTTGTCTGCCCCTCCGAAGCCATTTTCCCCCGAGCAACAGCATCATTTCGGTATGAAGATGCGTGAAACGTCGTACTGGAAAGAGCTCGAACGTCTTGAGACGAAGCCCGATGTTGAAAAGCTTAAGCAACAGTTGTctagttcttcttcttcttcgcaGGCTGAAGCATCTGATCCTCCCAGCACGTCCACGGAAGCACAAGATCCACCAaaaccttcttcttcttctgcacCACCACCACCGAAAAAGAAGTTGGGTCTTGAAGCGGCTATTTCTAAGATACGTGGTCAACAAGAGCAGGCTCTGCAGAAACAACTGCAGCAGCAGGAATCTGTGGAATCCGAGTTGGCTACACCTCATCCAGGATCATCGGGAGCTCCACCGCTGGCACCGCACCAAGTGAACCGAGCAAG AAATCTTAATGATATTTTCGATGATGAAGCTGACGATTCGAGCCCGACGGCTGACATTAAGCCATCTCTACAAGCCCTCCAGAAGCCTACGGATACTTCAAGCCAGTCAACTTCGAGTGAGCCACCTCCAAAGAAGGAGCCTGCCGATGAGCAGCCAGAAAGAGAGAAGGAAAAGCTCATTTTGAAGATTCCAAAAATGCTAAAGCCTGTAGTAGATGATCGACGGGAAGATCGAAAGGAGCGAGATCGCGATCGAGACAGAGATCGGGATCGTGACGAGGATCGAGAAAAAGTTCGGGATAAGGAGGATAAAGCTCAACGTGAAAAGGACAAGAAGGAGAAGGAACGCGAACGACGCCGCCAGCGGGACCGTGACCGTACCGAGCAGAAGAAGTCTGATCGGGAGAAGGAGCCATCGAAAAAGCGGAAGCTAGAGAAAAAGGATGAGAAGGAGAAAGATCGACGGGAGCCGGAACGGAAGAAGGGGAAAAGCGATGGAAAGGAGTATAGCAAGGCATCAACCACTTCACTGATTCCGACGTTGAGCTTGAAGAACTTTAGAATCCCGAAGAAAGATACTGTcgaggaggagaagaaggatGTTAAAGAAGAAGCTCCGGGACCATCATCATCCACAGAATCTAAGAAAGAGCCCCCGTCAGCAGCTCCGATCACGAGAAAAGAGTCTACGACTGCACCAGTTGCTCCGGCggttcaacaacaacaacaacgaAAAGAGTCGTTTACGGCTCTTCCGTCATTGCCAGAGCAGCAGCAGCATCATCGAGAGCCGCTTTTGAAGAAGAAGCCACCACTACaaccaccaccgccaccacagATGACTGGACCTCCGATCGGGATATATCCAGGACCGCCGGCTCCCGGTAATCTGCCGGGTAGTAGCAGGCCGAGTGGGAATCGGAAGCAACCTCTTCCGCCACCACCTCCGATGATTAG aggtCCACCACCGGATCAAATGTACCGTGATCGATCGGGAGGCGGCGGCGGCAGTATGCGTGGCGGCTTCCCACCAGCGTCTCACTATCACGGAGGAACGAGTGGAGTCAACAAACAAGTGGCCTCTTATGCACAGGGCCTTCCGCCTGGTATGGGACCGCCCGTGGTCAAGCCTCACGGAAACAACTATCAAGCGTCGCAATGGGTCAGGCCGCCCACGCACAGGGACTCCTCGCACAGCTATCA CGGAATGCCGTCTCTTGGACCACCACAGCTCCAGCGAGAGCCGCCGGCGCCGCCACCGCCGCAAATGATCCCACTGCCAAAGGATCCACCGGTGCTCCGTGAGCATCCGCGGGAACACCGAGCACACCGCGGCGGAGCAGATGACGATGGTCCCGACAGTCCGGAAGAAGGAACTCTACGCATTGACGACGAGTAA